TAGCTATATAATTTAAGGTGTAGGTAGCATCAGATAGAAGCATTAGATTCCAGGAGAATTGGGTTCCAATCTCCTCCATTTGGGCACCTTATCTTGCAGCCATATCTCCAAATCTTGAGCCTCCAATTGCATCAGGGGCCAGTTGAGTGATGCAAAAGGAGAGATTCTTTGGGTCAGTGGCATGCAGCTGGGAGAAGCTTGTGGCATCAGGAAGGACACCAGCTTCTGGGCTTGATGAAGGAGAGTTTGAATCGATCTTGGATTTGTCTACTTGAGGTGAGCTTGCTAATCCGTCCCTGCTAGCTATCTGCCTGTATATAAAGCTTATAGTTTGGGTGCATAGGTTGTGACCTAGATTTGTAGTTGTGTGCATAGGTTCTTGTTCAGTTAACAAAGAGATTGTTCCTGTGGACGAGAAGAGAGAAGATGGCACCccctgcggtggcggcggcgccgtcgacgacCACCATGGTTTGCGCAAGGCAGGGACGACTGCATCAACGCTACGAAGGATGCTATCGCCTTGTCTCAGGGTAGATACTAGCTCACAACTTTTCCGTCAAACATTTGCATTGATTGTTGAGGCGTTCAGAGCTAAGCATGAAGTTAACACATCGTTTGTTAGAAATAAAAGGGGTTATGATGACTCTCCCCAATACTCAAAGATCACATGAAATCACAACTGAAGAGTTTAGGAACATAAGAGAGCATGTAAGCTTTCACTGTGCTGAAGAAGTAATTGTTCATGCCGAAACGACAACATTATATAGCAAAGATAGACTTCTCGCTCACTTGCATGTTTCTCCTTCATCTTCTATGATGCATGGCTGATCTTTATGTATTTTCCTTTGTCAGATGCATCCCATACATGCTCAGAGAGGAGGATGGGGAAAGCAGCTGCCAGGATGTGCTAGGCAGGCTGCAGGTGCTCATGATCTCGACGCCGAAGCGAGGCGATCTCATCTTCCCAAAGGTGAGGCAACAGAATCACATGATGATCATGCTGCTCACACACACCCTTCAATCAATCCTGTAAAGAATCAGCATATGCAGCAGCATAATTGCTCAATGATATAAGCTAAAAACAAGCTCGCCATGTCAATTATCAAGTGCCCGGATAGAAAAGGAATCGCCATGGGCACACAGAAAAAGCTTAGCTTCTGACGTCTGCCATGCTGCAGGGTGGATGGGAGGACGACGAGAGCATCGACGAAGCTGCGTGCAGGGAGGCCTTCGAGGAAGCAGGCGTCAAGGGCATTATCAGCGTAGGTGGCCAGTGGCCTTGACCTATTCCTGACGTGGCACGCCTCTTTCATTAGTTTATTAGTATATATTACTAGCTGCTGGATTAGTATATAAAATATACATGCATGCGTCATGCATGATAGGCTTTGTCCGTGGGCTTAGTGCCGTGACACGTTTGGATTTTTGTGGTTGCCTTCCGAATGCAGCAGATATGGTAGGATGTTCATGGGTTGCTTCCATGCCTGCCACTTTGGTATGTGGAGGACAGAATGGTCACTCCAGTGGCAAGCAGTTCAGAAAAGTCAAGTGCTCATATCCTCTCATAGGCCATTGATTGCAATATACTTTTTTTAATGGTTTTACATATAAGGAAATTTTcttgatgaaaaaaaaactgtagTGCACAAttcatgaaaaaaatatgtGGTCGACCTTTATTTCTAGTGTTCAAGATTTAAAACCATTGCAAAAGAAGGCCTGCATGATGAGCATGGCCAAACTTGTATATTTCCTTTGGTATTTCTAATCCAGTAGGAACAAATACACCAATGGTAGGTGGCCAACAACCCACATGCTGCACAGCCACCATCATGCTTAATCCATGCACATGATTTTCATGTGCTGACATGGAGATATGCAGCATTATTGGCAACGGTGATTCACATGTTTACTTCAGAGAACGAGAGTATGCCAATGAGAACACGGCAGCGTTCTTTACTTCTGTGCATTTTTGTGACTGAATTTGAGCTTAATCAACAAATATTTCGGCCCAAAGTTCATCGCCGAAAATGAAACCATCAATATACAGCTAACAACTGAAAATGCTTCAATTCAGGCAACACCGCTGGGAGAATGGATCTTCAAGAGCAAGAGCAAGCAGaacagctgcagcctgcaagGGGCTTGCAAGGGCTTCATGTTTGGACTCCAGGTCACGGAGCTGCTGGAGATCTGGCCTGAGCAGGTCACCCATGGCAGGAGATGGGTGAGCATGCCATTCCACAGCTGCAACTTAATCTGGAGACGTGATTCCAAATCAGCAGCAAGCTCATAGAGTTCTTCCATGAATTTGTGCATATATGTTCAGGTACCAGTTGAGGAGGCGTACGGTCTCTGTCGTTATGACTGGATGCGAGAAGCGCTGGACAAACTGAAGGAGCAGCTGCTGTTCGAGAGCAACTTCAGGCCTCTGCCATCACCTGAGCTGGTGGACTCATCGAGCCTGTACATGGTGATGCCGGCTGTCGCTGAAGGTGCTGTAGCGCTGTGCTGATGCTGATGATAATCTCACTCCCAAAATGGCAGTGGCCAGCAGCTTTCCTCCGTCTGAAGTTACAGGAGCCAGATGGTCCGAGATGTATTGGTTCAGGCTTCAAATATCACCTGCAGAAAGAATCGCAATGTCAGAACCTTATGGAATCACCAGAACGAGATCTCATCTTTAATTAATAACTATTTCATGTTGCTGAGAACTAATTGGCAGAAGCTAACAAACTATAAGTTCCATTTGTTCAATGTCTTTACCTTATGAATGAAATGTAATTTTGACAACTGTAACATGTTCTTGAATGAAGCCCATAAGAATTATCTGGTGTCCTGAGAACAGAACAGAACGATGCAGAAAACTGATCACTCTGGGTGTGCAAGTCAAAAaacttaaaatagcagaggatACAAAAACTGGAAGTCTGGAAAGAACTAACTAGCTCTGTGCCAATACAAAGATGTGTATACTGGAAAAACAATTAGTGACAGTGAATGATATTTTCCAACTTCGCAATATTTGTGATGGTACTGAACGAAATGGCCCAGGCAATGGAGCCACGCGCTACcattagatttattcatcacaAAACTGGTAGTTTCCTTCAACAACTGACATACTAAATGCATTTACAGTTATCTCAGAAAGACATGCAGAGAAACTAAGTAATACCTCCTGGTGAAGTTGCATATGTCAAATCACTTGCAACGAACACTGAAATGGAACCATATGGCCCATGGAGAAGCTGGAGAAATACAGTAAGAAAGGAGCATTAGAGAAAGTGCACATAAAGTGAAAACTTCTCCAATGCTTATCTGGAGAGCATGTACCATACTACCATAGCACATTTCAAAAGTAAGGAACATGATTCGGTATAGTTGCTGTAGAAAATTAAATTGATACGAATCAAATGAAATAGTACTTGAAGACAAAATCTACCCATGAAAAGTACATGTCAAATGTTAGAACAAGGATTTCATACACCAAATGCTAGCAAATTGCTCGGTTACAAAATTAAGGTCAGTTAGCATCCTACACAGCTCAGAAGTTACAACTCATTCAAATAAGCAgaggaaggaaatgatatgCCTCAAAGCTAATTCCAAATTCTGCTGCTTGTATACAGAGAACTGAATTTGATTATCATCCTATCACCATTTGTCCTTCATTTCCTGGCGAAAAGCAGCTCTCTTTTGAGTATTGCCTGAAACTCACCATGATGTAGCAATGAGTTCTGCTCTGAGACTTAAGCAGCGCAACTGCAACAAATACCAATCTGCAAATATGTCAGGGAGGCGACATGAACCGGAAATGGCTTTTATCTTGGCAAAACCGCAGGGAGAATGGATCTTTAAGTTCACAAGCGAGCACGCAGAACAATTGTGGCTTTGTAAAGTGGTTGCAGGGCCTTCATGTTTGCACTCCAGGTCACAGCTGCTCAAATCATTCTCTGTGCAGGGCAGCCACGGTAGGAAATGGGGGAATCTCATTCCGCAGCTGCAGCCATTTGCCATCATGCATACTTGTGTCCATGTCAGCAACTATCAGTTGTG
This genomic window from Setaria viridis chromosome 8, Setaria_viridis_v4.0, whole genome shotgun sequence contains:
- the LOC117866686 gene encoding nudix hydrolase 13, mitochondrial isoform X1; amino-acid sequence: MKESLNRSWICLLEVLVQLTKRLFLWTRREKMAPPAVAAAPSTTTMVCARQGRLHQRYEGCYRLVSGCIPYMLREEDGESSCQDVLGRLQVLMISTPKRGDLIFPKGGWEDDESIDEAACREAFEEAGVKGIISATPLGEWIFKSKSKQNSCSLQGACKGFMFGLQVTELLEIWPEQVTHGRRWVPVEEAYGLCRYDWMREALDKLKEQLLFESNFRPLPSPELVDSSSLYMVMPAVAEGAVALC
- the LOC117866686 gene encoding nudix hydrolase 13, mitochondrial isoform X2, producing the protein MAPPAVAAAPSTTTMVCARQGRLHQRYEGCYRLVSGCIPYMLREEDGESSCQDVLGRLQVLMISTPKRGDLIFPKGGWEDDESIDEAACREAFEEAGVKGIISATPLGEWIFKSKSKQNSCSLQGACKGFMFGLQVTELLEIWPEQVTHGRRWVPVEEAYGLCRYDWMREALDKLKEQLLFESNFRPLPSPELVDSSSLYMVMPAVAEGAVALC